In a genomic window of Methanomassiliicoccus sp.:
- a CDS encoding MFS transporter — protein sequence MGCTNSLTETEVCRGFRGVINDGVATSVMSTLTSSTFLTAFALSLGASELVIGLLAMIPALANIIQLPTIYLIERVRVRRSITITAAALSRAFWLVIAIIPMVVPFEIALPLVLVALVPNSILGSIGGCSWNSWMHDLLPTRHLGKFFSKRMLLATASSIPMGLFAGFFLTWWGNAFPSMAIEGYSILFIGGFVVGLIGVLCISTIPEPEMTSAGNMPKFGTLLRKPFEDPNFKNLIVFLTSWSFAINLALPFLSVYMLTSLGMDTSSVMVFTVIGQISSLAFFKMWGNLSDRYSNKSVLRVSGPILIGCFLLWASTVLFHSTSIIVLLVVVAEVMMGMATSGVGLVSGNISLKLAPSGEATAYLASSSLFAALATGIAPLLGGIIAMYVPNWEYFFLAAAMLGFFSLHRLTLIKEDGEVQERVVVKELLCEIRKGCSASHLRKGIYDASVGLVEATAARYRRSRTEDGLTPNSPLSSRRY from the coding sequence ATGGGATGCACGAACAGTCTTACGGAGACGGAGGTCTGCAGAGGCTTCCGCGGCGTCATCAACGATGGAGTGGCCACCTCGGTCATGTCCACGTTGACGAGCAGCACCTTCCTCACCGCCTTCGCCCTCTCTCTGGGAGCTTCTGAGCTGGTGATCGGGTTGTTGGCGATGATACCCGCCCTTGCGAACATCATCCAGTTGCCAACGATCTACCTCATTGAGAGGGTTCGCGTCCGCCGATCCATAACCATCACGGCCGCAGCCCTCAGCCGGGCCTTCTGGCTCGTGATCGCCATCATCCCCATGGTCGTCCCCTTCGAGATCGCTCTCCCGCTGGTGCTCGTAGCTTTGGTGCCCAACTCCATCCTCGGCTCCATCGGCGGGTGCAGCTGGAACTCCTGGATGCACGACCTTCTCCCAACCCGCCACCTGGGGAAGTTCTTCTCCAAGCGCATGCTGCTGGCCACCGCTTCCAGCATACCGATGGGTCTGTTCGCGGGCTTCTTCCTCACCTGGTGGGGCAACGCCTTCCCGTCCATGGCCATCGAGGGATACTCCATCCTGTTCATCGGCGGGTTCGTGGTCGGCCTCATCGGCGTGCTATGCATATCTACCATTCCCGAGCCGGAAATGACGAGCGCCGGGAATATGCCCAAGTTTGGGACCCTCCTCAGAAAGCCCTTCGAGGACCCCAACTTCAAGAACCTGATAGTGTTCCTTACCTCCTGGAGCTTCGCCATCAACCTCGCGCTGCCGTTCCTGAGCGTGTACATGCTCACCAGCCTGGGCATGGACACTTCGTCGGTAATGGTGTTCACGGTCATCGGTCAAATCTCAAGCCTCGCCTTCTTCAAGATGTGGGGCAACCTCTCCGACCGCTACTCCAACAAGTCAGTGCTGCGCGTGTCCGGTCCCATCCTCATCGGGTGCTTCCTGCTGTGGGCCTCCACGGTGCTCTTCCACTCGACCTCCATCATCGTCCTGCTGGTCGTGGTGGCGGAAGTGATGATGGGTATGGCCACCTCTGGGGTGGGCCTGGTCTCCGGCAACATCAGCCTCAAGCTGGCCCCCAGCGGGGAGGCCACCGCCTACCTGGCCTCATCCTCGCTGTTCGCAGCGCTGGCTACGGGCATCGCTCCCCTCCTGGGCGGGATCATTGCCATGTACGTTCCGAATTGGGAGTACTTCTTCCTCGCCGCCGCTATGCTAGGTTTTTTCTCCTTGCACAGGCTTACCCTAATAAAGGAGGACGGCGAAGTGCAAGAGCGCGTAGTAGTGAAGGAGCTCCTCTGTGAGATAAGGAAGGGGTGCTCCGCCAGCCACCTCAGGAAGGGCATCTATGATGCTTCCGTCGGGCTGGTCGAGGCCACTGCCGCGCGCTATCGACGGAGCCGGACCGAGGACGGTCTGACCCCCAACTCCCCTCTGTCCTCCAGGAGGTACTGA
- a CDS encoding acyltransferase, whose protein sequence is MADPGKGWIKELNYMRAFAILGVVAIHAVSYSEAITGQSMIPPAAEYIAHLSDFAVPLFFIISGYILALRPLEPKDRGTFYRRRLLTVVPPYIFFSTVYLLYNYLIMGQTDLFQAAWSYLLFDTTGVFWFLGAMIQMYLLFPFLSIWLDRLIVARKAWKLPVYAGILYVAWWAVLLGATTDSVNALSLPTDNAGGRLAELLFPGYLLFFALGMYLARTPGTGLRSINGIGRLPMAVIVLAMPIGMGLMGKGSFLWAMVVVPYAILASSLVYRASAVLASRQGMISSLFEVLGRYSFGIYMVHILALAIVVNRLWAVGLFASDVGFYLLMYVGAIVVSVAILFIIDLFPYGTKVSGVRTKGGGRQRLRWWRATD, encoded by the coding sequence ATGGCCGATCCGGGCAAAGGGTGGATTAAGGAATTAAATTACATGCGGGCGTTCGCCATACTGGGCGTGGTGGCCATCCACGCCGTCAGCTATTCTGAAGCCATCACCGGACAGAGCATGATCCCCCCGGCCGCCGAGTACATTGCTCACCTGAGCGACTTTGCCGTTCCCCTCTTCTTCATCATCTCCGGCTATATCCTGGCACTTCGGCCTCTGGAGCCCAAGGATCGAGGCACCTTCTACCGCCGCCGCCTGTTGACGGTAGTGCCCCCATACATCTTCTTCTCCACCGTCTACCTGCTCTACAACTACCTTATCATGGGTCAGACCGACCTGTTCCAGGCGGCATGGTCCTACCTACTGTTCGACACCACTGGGGTCTTCTGGTTTCTCGGGGCGATGATCCAGATGTACCTCCTGTTCCCCTTCCTTTCGATTTGGCTGGATCGACTGATCGTCGCCCGCAAGGCCTGGAAGCTGCCGGTGTACGCCGGCATATTGTACGTGGCGTGGTGGGCTGTCCTGCTCGGTGCCACCACCGACTCGGTCAACGCCCTCTCCCTGCCCACCGACAACGCCGGAGGCCGACTGGCCGAGCTGCTGTTCCCGGGATACCTCCTGTTCTTCGCCCTGGGCATGTACCTCGCTCGCACCCCCGGGACCGGCCTCCGGAGCATCAACGGGATCGGCCGCCTGCCTATGGCCGTCATCGTCCTGGCCATGCCCATAGGCATGGGGCTCATGGGAAAAGGGTCCTTCTTGTGGGCCATGGTCGTCGTACCGTACGCCATCCTCGCTTCCTCCCTGGTATACCGGGCCTCGGCCGTGCTGGCCTCCAGGCAAGGGATGATCTCTTCGCTCTTCGAGGTCCTGGGACGATACTCGTTCGGGATCTATATGGTGCATATCCTAGCGCTCGCGATCGTGGTGAACCGCCTGTGGGCCGTCGGCCTGTTCGCCTCCGACGTAGGATTCTACCTCCTGATGTACGTGGGGGCCATCGTCGTCAGCGTGGCCATATTATTCATCATCGACCTGTTCCCGTACGGCACGAAGGTCTCCGGGGTCCGGACCAAGGGCGGGGGACGCCAGAGGCTGCGATGGTGGAGGGCGACGGATTGA
- a CDS encoding ABC transporter ATP-binding protein: protein MLEIKNLTVEVGNRRVLKDINLSVMSGSTSVLFGPNGSGKSTLLSTIMGLGNYKVVSGQIVLDGKDITDMPIHERAKLGIGLMSQRPPNLVGVQLKTMLRVTGHGKVDPNALAGTLGMDRFLDRDVNVGFSGGEIKRSELLQLAAQNPCMYLLDEPESGVDLESIEKVGKMIHDLIAGGITCAGRREREGKSALVITHTGQILDYMEADRGYVLCNGTISCAGNPRELLREIRAKGYEECVKCRLVRMN from the coding sequence ATGTTAGAGATCAAGAACCTCACTGTCGAGGTGGGCAACCGCCGCGTGCTGAAGGACATAAACCTCTCGGTCATGTCCGGCTCCACCAGCGTGCTGTTCGGGCCCAACGGCTCGGGCAAATCGACCCTCCTCTCTACCATCATGGGATTGGGCAACTACAAGGTAGTCAGCGGCCAGATAGTCCTGGACGGTAAGGACATCACGGACATGCCCATTCACGAGCGGGCCAAGCTCGGTATTGGGCTGATGTCCCAGCGCCCCCCGAACCTGGTTGGAGTGCAGCTGAAGACCATGCTTCGTGTCACCGGTCACGGGAAAGTGGACCCCAACGCCCTGGCCGGCACCCTGGGGATGGACAGGTTCCTGGACCGGGATGTCAACGTGGGGTTCTCCGGCGGCGAGATCAAGCGCTCCGAGCTGCTCCAGCTGGCAGCGCAGAATCCCTGCATGTATCTCCTGGACGAGCCGGAGTCGGGAGTCGACCTGGAGAGCATCGAGAAGGTCGGTAAGATGATCCATGATCTGATCGCCGGCGGCATCACCTGCGCCGGGAGGCGGGAGCGTGAGGGCAAGAGCGCCCTGGTCATCACCCACACCGGGCAGATTTTAGACTACATGGAGGCAGACCGCGGGTACGTGCTGTGCAACGGCACCATCTCCTGCGCTGGCAATCCGAGGGAGCTGTTGAGGGAAATCCGCGCGAAGGGCTACGAGGAGTGTGTCAAATGTCGGCTAGTAAGGATGAACTGA
- a CDS encoding metal-dependent hydrolase, producing MLVFCHLLIGTMLGLLLYRSMGDRRVVLAAALGAILPDIIDKPLGHLLLQSTLDSGRIFAHSLLFLGMITLVGVVAWRSKLTPLVLVLAVGVASHLVLDTMWDNPVTLLWPALGPFQPYHYPGYFENSFVTEITSPLEWLFGASFLIIITALYHDKLGSWEGLVERVRAIRLPLFALLAVVGGLSIVALLFSPVDAVDLPPKLMAGACAIVGGGFLFIREKRGELLEAPEEGSDRASPSGSR from the coding sequence GTGCTCGTCTTCTGTCATCTGCTCATCGGCACGATGCTGGGCCTGCTCCTATATCGCTCTATGGGCGACAGGAGGGTGGTCCTGGCGGCCGCGTTGGGCGCCATACTGCCTGACATCATCGACAAGCCCCTCGGTCATCTCCTACTGCAGAGCACTCTCGATTCCGGACGCATCTTTGCCCACTCCCTCCTGTTCCTGGGGATGATCACTCTGGTCGGGGTGGTGGCCTGGAGGTCCAAGTTGACTCCTCTGGTCCTCGTCCTGGCCGTGGGGGTCGCCAGCCATCTGGTGCTGGACACCATGTGGGACAATCCGGTCACCTTGCTGTGGCCCGCGCTCGGCCCATTCCAACCGTACCACTATCCAGGCTACTTCGAGAACTCATTCGTCACCGAGATCACCTCCCCCCTGGAATGGCTCTTCGGGGCATCGTTCCTCATCATCATCACCGCACTGTACCACGACAAGCTTGGCTCCTGGGAGGGTCTGGTGGAGCGCGTGCGGGCCATCCGCCTGCCCCTGTTCGCCCTGCTGGCGGTAGTAGGAGGGCTCAGTATCGTGGCGCTGCTATTTTCTCCCGTGGACGCCGTGGACCTCCCGCCCAAGTTAATGGCGGGGGCCTGTGCCATCGTGGGCGGCGGGTTTCTCTTCATCAGGGAGAAACGGGGGGAGCTGTTGGAGGCGCCGGAGGAAGGGAGCGATAGGGCGTCCCCCTCCGGGTCGCGGTGA
- a CDS encoding nitrogenase iron protein NifH yields the protein MRQMAIYGKGGIGKSTVSANLAAYFAESGLRTWYIGCDPKSDGSMTLLHGRKIPTFLEQMKVGDEEVVFQGFKGINCVETGGPLAGVGCAGRGIIVAVQKLGRDHFREEDDVLIYDVPGDVVCGGFAAPLREKYANEVYIVTSGEYLALYAANNIARGLANLGVALGGIICNSREVENERAAVAEFARRIGSQLIGFVPRSAVVRDCENRGMTVIEGAPNDSQADAYRHLGRSILENRAMAVPTPMEPEDIRVLLRETR from the coding sequence ATGAGACAGATGGCCATATATGGTAAAGGGGGCATCGGCAAGTCCACGGTGTCCGCCAACCTCGCCGCCTACTTCGCGGAATCGGGGCTGCGGACGTGGTATATCGGCTGCGACCCCAAGTCCGACGGGAGCATGACCCTGCTCCATGGTCGGAAGATACCGACCTTCCTGGAGCAGATGAAGGTGGGTGACGAGGAAGTCGTCTTCCAGGGATTCAAAGGGATCAACTGCGTCGAGACCGGTGGTCCCCTGGCGGGGGTGGGCTGTGCCGGCCGGGGGATCATTGTGGCCGTCCAGAAGCTGGGGCGGGACCACTTCCGGGAGGAGGATGACGTCCTGATTTATGACGTTCCGGGGGACGTGGTGTGCGGCGGCTTCGCCGCTCCCCTCCGGGAGAAGTACGCCAACGAGGTGTACATCGTCACCAGCGGGGAGTACCTCGCGCTGTATGCGGCCAACAACATCGCCCGAGGGCTCGCCAACCTCGGCGTGGCGCTGGGGGGCATCATCTGCAACTCCCGTGAGGTGGAGAACGAGAGGGCAGCGGTCGCCGAGTTCGCCCGCCGCATCGGCTCCCAGCTCATAGGGTTCGTCCCCCGTAGTGCGGTGGTCCGGGATTGTGAGAATCGGGGGATGACGGTGATTGAGGGCGCCCCGAACGATTCACAGGCCGATGCTTACCGACATCTGGGCCGCTCCATCCTAGAGAACCGAGCCATGGCCGTGCCGACGCCCATGGAACCGGAAGACATCCGCGTCCTGCTGCGGGAGACCCGATGA
- the cfbD gene encoding Ni-sirohydrochlorin a,c-diamide reductive cyclase catalytic subunit, with protein sequence MKDVLHPRPNPIIAAMYTLRDLDVDVILMHGPAGCGFMAARRLEEAGVRVMTTGMQENDLIFGAEEKLVRILKNIDDRFHPRIIGVVGTCASMIIGENLDGAVKKAGVKATVLPVDVHGCSGPNTSGAIRTLEVAAEKGVISEKERDRQKNMLTRATAIERERGLTSQEYLEPHPGATKLAVGMEVVRVLRQGGRVAVALNAKKETAYGFADIMRAVQYAREKVGGETVYIGNLDPEVGLPRIRRYATNILRDLDEAGARPSILTGGLDEYPVAGEPASRALEGCRADLRIVAGLPHAVPGLRAEDILVTDQPRELRNYINQGYLRSVGEINTHAEVMSTDKVLYCELGNTIREIVDGGLA encoded by the coding sequence GTGAAGGACGTCCTGCACCCCCGCCCGAACCCGATCATCGCCGCCATGTATACCCTGAGGGACCTCGACGTCGATGTCATCCTTATGCACGGCCCGGCCGGGTGCGGCTTCATGGCCGCCCGCCGGCTGGAAGAGGCGGGCGTCAGGGTAATGACCACCGGGATGCAGGAGAACGACCTCATCTTCGGAGCAGAGGAAAAGCTGGTCCGCATCCTGAAGAACATCGACGATCGCTTCCACCCCCGCATCATCGGCGTGGTGGGCACCTGCGCCTCGATGATCATCGGAGAGAATCTCGATGGGGCGGTCAAGAAGGCCGGGGTAAAAGCCACCGTTCTTCCGGTCGACGTGCATGGTTGCTCCGGTCCCAACACCTCCGGAGCGATAAGAACGCTGGAAGTGGCGGCCGAGAAAGGCGTGATATCGGAGAAGGAACGGGATAGGCAGAAGAACATGCTGACCCGGGCAACCGCCATCGAGCGGGAGAGGGGGCTGACGAGCCAGGAATACCTTGAACCTCATCCCGGAGCCACTAAGCTGGCGGTAGGAATGGAGGTGGTCAGGGTGCTGCGCCAGGGCGGCAGGGTCGCCGTGGCCCTTAATGCCAAGAAGGAGACCGCCTACGGTTTCGCGGACATCATGCGTGCCGTCCAATATGCAAGAGAAAAGGTCGGCGGGGAGACCGTTTACATCGGCAACCTGGACCCCGAGGTCGGCCTGCCGAGGATAAGAAGGTACGCCACCAATATCCTGAGGGATCTGGATGAGGCGGGAGCGAGGCCGTCCATACTGACCGGCGGCCTGGACGAGTATCCTGTGGCCGGAGAGCCCGCCTCCCGGGCGCTGGAAGGCTGCCGTGCCGATCTTCGCATCGTGGCCGGTCTCCCCCATGCGGTGCCCGGTCTGCGCGCCGAGGACATCCTGGTCACCGACCAGCCCAGGGAGCTACGCAACTACATCAACCAGGGCTACCTCCGTTCAGTGGGGGAGATCAATACCCATGCCGAGGTCATGAGCACCGACAAGGTGCTCTACTGCGAGCTGGGCAACACCATCAGGGAGATCGTGGATGGGGGGCTGGCATGA
- a CDS encoding FAD-dependent oxidoreductase — MSREGAKSRARGKVLIIGGGIAGMSASLALSSLGHEVSLVERSPCLGGRASRLHLLFPDRRPSWPIVHQLVDRVEGDGGIGTFLSREVTSWEPREGKHAVELDDGQRIEADAVVLATGLECVPAALVPEFGHGLKKGVLTTMELEERLALGKDPADGELRAAVFVQCVGSRTERRGVPYCSALCCASSIKNALALKKGNPEAEVTVLYIDIRTAGVGQEALYREARRTGVRFIRGQPSLVMERDGRLVVCGENTLLRELYEIPADLVILATGVRQSASNLLMMDEVGIAQGVTGFPTADGSRTSVAGVFLAGSAKGPMDLPTAVQDAKGCALDVHAYLGRMAGQV; from the coding sequence GTGAGCCGGGAAGGAGCCAAGTCGAGGGCGCGGGGAAAGGTACTGATCATCGGCGGAGGGATCGCCGGGATGTCGGCCTCCTTGGCCCTTTCGTCCCTGGGTCATGAGGTATCCCTCGTGGAACGAAGCCCGTGCCTCGGGGGTCGGGCATCCAGACTCCATCTGCTCTTCCCGGATCGCCGTCCGTCCTGGCCGATCGTACATCAACTTGTCGATCGGGTCGAAGGGGACGGTGGCATAGGGACCTTCCTTTCCCGGGAGGTTACCTCCTGGGAGCCTCGGGAAGGGAAGCACGCCGTCGAGCTGGACGACGGGCAGCGTATCGAGGCCGATGCGGTGGTGCTTGCCACTGGGCTGGAGTGCGTTCCTGCGGCGCTCGTGCCCGAGTTCGGGCACGGCCTCAAGAAAGGGGTCCTGACGACCATGGAGCTCGAGGAGCGCCTGGCTCTGGGCAAAGATCCGGCTGATGGGGAGCTGAGAGCAGCGGTCTTCGTGCAGTGCGTGGGGTCTCGGACCGAACGGCGGGGGGTCCCCTACTGCAGCGCCCTGTGCTGCGCCAGCTCCATCAAGAACGCCCTCGCTTTGAAGAAGGGGAACCCGGAAGCGGAGGTCACCGTCCTGTACATCGACATCCGCACCGCAGGGGTGGGGCAGGAGGCCCTATATCGGGAGGCCAGGCGGACCGGTGTGCGTTTTATCAGAGGCCAACCGTCGCTGGTGATGGAGAGGGATGGCCGCCTGGTGGTGTGCGGAGAGAACACCCTGCTCCGGGAACTTTACGAGATCCCTGCCGACCTGGTCATCCTCGCCACCGGCGTCAGGCAGTCTGCCTCCAACCTCCTGATGATGGATGAGGTGGGGATTGCCCAGGGGGTCACTGGATTCCCCACGGCCGACGGTTCGCGCACCTCCGTGGCCGGCGTCTTCCTTGCCGGCTCGGCCAAGGGCCCGATGGATCTGCCGACGGCAGTGCAAGACGCCAAGGGTTGCGCGCTGGACGTCCACGCTTACCTGGGGCGCATGGCAGGTCAGGTCTGA
- a CDS encoding cobyrinate a,c-diamide synthase, whose amino-acid sequence MTPPRVVIAGAGSGVGKTVIATGLMSRLSHRRRVQGYKVGPDFIDPMYHAAATGRPSRNLDSFFMDRDKLVHLFGWSSKDADLAVVEGVRGLYDGLTATGDTGSTAEIAKFIRAPVVLVVNARSLAKSAAAHVLGFKMLDPEVDIAGVILNNVSGDRHRQKAVEAVESLTGTEVLGTIERQRERLPERHLGLITMDEAGDAGKLMAQLEELVADVDLDRLEEIARSAPHLEAETTPPFEVREDRGVTFAVPRDRSFCFYYQENIEALAAAGARVVTFRPTDGERLPDCDALYMGGGYPEVHAAALEANSDFREGAKQLSAEGGLVYGECGGMMAMCRSINAFGEMHDMAGIFDAQATLTRDRQGLAYVRAKGTEDNFLFPGMEIRAHEFHYSRLEPLPPGPYGFAVLRGTGIGGAMDGIMVRRSMGTYMHQHALANLSWGPSLVRAAGERPESGLQT is encoded by the coding sequence ATGACCCCGCCGCGCGTGGTCATCGCCGGAGCGGGCAGCGGGGTCGGCAAGACGGTTATCGCCACCGGCCTGATGTCCCGCCTGTCCCACCGGCGTCGGGTCCAGGGATACAAGGTCGGCCCGGACTTCATCGACCCGATGTACCACGCCGCGGCCACCGGCCGACCGTCCCGGAACCTGGACTCGTTCTTCATGGACCGCGACAAGTTGGTCCACCTTTTTGGATGGTCATCCAAGGACGCGGACCTCGCCGTGGTCGAAGGCGTCCGCGGCCTGTACGACGGGCTGACCGCCACCGGCGATACCGGATCCACTGCAGAGATCGCCAAGTTCATCCGCGCCCCCGTCGTACTCGTGGTCAACGCCCGCAGCCTGGCCAAAAGCGCCGCGGCGCATGTGCTGGGGTTCAAGATGCTCGACCCCGAGGTCGACATTGCGGGCGTCATCCTTAACAACGTCAGCGGGGACCGCCACCGCCAAAAGGCCGTGGAGGCGGTGGAGTCGCTGACGGGGACGGAGGTCCTGGGGACCATCGAGCGGCAACGGGAGCGTCTGCCAGAGAGGCACCTGGGCCTGATAACGATGGACGAGGCGGGGGATGCCGGAAAGCTCATGGCCCAGCTGGAGGAGCTGGTCGCCGACGTCGACCTCGACCGACTGGAGGAGATCGCGCGAAGCGCCCCTCATCTGGAAGCTGAGACCACACCGCCGTTCGAGGTCCGGGAGGACCGGGGGGTCACCTTTGCTGTGCCCCGGGACCGCTCATTCTGCTTCTACTACCAGGAGAACATCGAGGCCCTGGCCGCAGCCGGGGCCAGGGTGGTGACCTTTCGGCCGACCGACGGCGAGCGGCTCCCGGACTGCGATGCCCTGTACATGGGGGGTGGGTATCCAGAGGTCCACGCCGCAGCCCTGGAGGCGAACTCGGACTTCCGCGAGGGGGCGAAGCAGCTATCCGCGGAGGGAGGATTGGTCTACGGGGAATGCGGAGGCATGATGGCGATGTGCCGGTCCATCAACGCTTTCGGAGAGATGCACGACATGGCCGGTATTTTCGATGCCCAGGCCACCCTCACCCGAGACCGGCAGGGGCTGGCGTATGTGAGGGCCAAGGGAACGGAGGACAACTTCCTCTTTCCTGGGATGGAGATCAGGGCGCACGAGTTCCACTACTCTCGCCTGGAGCCACTGCCACCAGGCCCCTACGGCTTCGCTGTTCTCAGGGGCACCGGGATAGGCGGGGCCATGGATGGCATAATGGTGAGGCGGTCGATGGGCACATATATGCACCAGCATGCCCTGGCCAACCTCTCCTGGGGGCCCTCCCTGGTCCGAGCCGCCGGTGAGCGGCCCGAAAGCGGCCTTCAGACCTGA
- a CDS encoding SufD family Fe-S cluster assembly protein translates to MSASKDELKKRAESALQKKASFGEDFDLSKFREGANDIPLESSLVKLPDELQDTLLRSGVVPSEQGREGSFVILDNSVIASSTLGKGFELMDTREALKKHDWLKDYSWQAVQPDADKYTASTYLADAPGYFIRALPGQKVKLPVQTCLMVGHENTAQTIHNIIIVEEGASLEVVTGCATSPHVERAIHMGISEFYVHKGGKLTFTMIHNWAEQVGVRPRTGIVVEEGGSYVNNYVILKKVRSVQTYPTAKLVGRGAVAHFNTVAVAQPGAELDLGSRAILSAPGSKAEIISRSITTGGTVINRGRLVGEAPDIKAHLECRGLILGNKGANIAIPELEARVPDVEMTHEASLGKIARDQVEYIMSRGLTEEEAVGMIVRGFLEVGIRNIPEELKAEIDQTIAQSELAKG, encoded by the coding sequence ATGTCGGCTAGTAAGGATGAACTGAAGAAGCGTGCGGAAAGCGCCCTGCAGAAGAAAGCCAGCTTCGGGGAGGATTTCGATCTCAGTAAGTTCAGGGAGGGCGCCAACGATATACCTCTGGAATCCAGCCTGGTGAAGCTTCCTGACGAGCTGCAGGACACCCTCCTACGCTCCGGGGTCGTCCCTTCGGAGCAGGGGCGGGAGGGCAGCTTCGTCATCCTCGACAACTCGGTGATCGCTTCCTCCACCCTGGGAAAGGGGTTCGAGCTGATGGACACCCGCGAGGCTCTGAAGAAGCACGATTGGCTCAAGGATTATTCCTGGCAGGCGGTGCAGCCCGACGCCGATAAGTATACTGCTAGCACCTACCTCGCCGATGCTCCGGGCTACTTCATTCGGGCGCTGCCGGGGCAGAAGGTCAAGCTGCCGGTACAGACCTGCCTGATGGTGGGCCACGAGAACACCGCCCAGACCATCCACAACATCATCATCGTGGAGGAGGGCGCTTCCCTCGAGGTCGTCACCGGATGCGCCACCAGTCCCCATGTCGAGCGGGCGATCCACATGGGCATCTCGGAGTTCTATGTCCATAAAGGTGGGAAGCTCACCTTTACGATGATACACAACTGGGCCGAGCAGGTGGGGGTGCGGCCTCGCACCGGGATCGTAGTGGAGGAAGGCGGGTCGTACGTGAATAACTATGTCATTCTCAAGAAGGTCCGCAGCGTGCAGACCTATCCCACCGCCAAGCTGGTCGGCAGGGGGGCCGTCGCCCACTTCAATACCGTGGCTGTCGCCCAACCGGGCGCGGAGCTGGACCTGGGTTCCCGGGCCATCCTCAGCGCTCCGGGGTCCAAGGCCGAGATCATCTCCCGATCAATCACCACCGGCGGCACGGTGATCAACCGCGGCCGGCTGGTCGGCGAAGCCCCGGATATCAAGGCCCATCTGGAGTGCCGCGGCCTCATCCTGGGGAACAAGGGTGCGAACATCGCCATACCTGAGCTGGAGGCCCGGGTGCCGGACGTGGAGATGACCCATGAGGCTTCGCTGGGCAAGATCGCCCGGGACCAGGTGGAGTACATCATGTCCCGCGGTCTGACCGAGGAGGAGGCGGTGGGCATGATCGTCCGCGGGTTCCTAGAGGTCGGCATCCGGAACATTCCGGAGGAGCTTAAGGCGGAGATCGACCAGACCATAGCCCAGAGCGAGCTGGCCAAAGGCTAG